The Orrella daihaiensis genome contains the following window.
GGCGTCATTTTGCGCATGAAGTCTTTGGCGCTCGATGATATTGATGCCTTTCCATTTGTCGACCCGCCCACCGGTCGGGCCATAGCGGATGGTTACCAGACACTGCAAGAATTGGGTGCCTTGACTCAGAAAGTTGGGCGTGACGGTCAAGCGTTGAATCATTTGACAGCCGTCGGTCGCACTCTGGCAAAGCTTCCCCTAGATCCCAGGGTTGGCCGCATGTTGTTGGCAGCCAGAGATCAACAGTGTTTGCATGAAATGCTGATCATTGCGTCGGCGCTAGCGGTGCAGGACCCTCGTGAGCGGCCCATGCAGGCCAGAGAGCTTGCCGACCAAGCACATGCCAAGTTCTCTGATAAACAGTCAGAGTTTTTAGTGCTGCTCAAGCTTTGGAGTTGGTACCACGATCAGGTAGCGCATAAATCCTCACAACGGCAATTGGTCAAGCTCTTAAAGCAGAATTACCTGTCAGTGCCGCGTCTGCGCGAATGGCATGATATCCATGGCCAACTTGCCGCTTTGGTGGGAGAGCAGGGCTGGCGGGTTAACCAAACTGAAGCCACGTTTGAACAGATTCACTCTGCCTTGTTGGCTGGTTTGCTTGGGCAAGTAGGTTTGAGCGCTGAGCAAGCGGGGCATTATCAGGGCGTGCGTGGCATTCGGTTCTGGATTCACCCGAGCTCCAAGTTAGCCAAGCGCGCAGGCAAATGGATCATGGCCGCTGAATTGGTCGAAACCAGCAAGCTCTATGCGCGTTGTATCGCCAAGATAGAGCCTGTTTGGATAGAGCGAGTTGGTGGTCATTTGTTACAGCGTAGCTGGTCAGACCCGCGCTGGGATGGCAGGCGTGGGCAGGTGGTCGCGCACGAGCGAGCGACACTATTTGGTTTGCCGGTCTACAGCGGGCGGCTAGTCAATTATGGGCCTATCGATGTGGTGCAGGCCCGTCAGACATTCATACGCGAGGCACTGGTGCCTGGCGAACTGGATGTGCCATTTGATTTTGTGGCTCACAATCGGCGTTTGATTAGGCAAATTGAGCAACTCGAGCATCGTAGCCGTCGTCCTGACATTTTGGTGGATGAGGAGCTAATTGCGCGATTTTATGATCAGCTATTGCCAGCAGATATTTGCCAACTCGCCAAATTTCGACATTGGTTCAGGCATTTGCCCGCTGAGCAACAAGTGCGATGGAAACTGTCGCGGGAGGACTTGATGCAGCATGAGGCTGCCGGTATCACCAGCGATGTGTTTCCCAAGGCCGTGAGTTGGCAAGGCACCCAACTAAAACTCGATTATCACTTTGAGCCGGGTTCCAGCAAAGATGGCGTGACTTTGACGGTGCCTCTGGTCGTTCTGAACCAACTATCGCCTGAGCGTTGGGAGTGGCTTGTGCCGGGCATGCTCAAAGAGAAGGTGCAGTGGTTAGTGAAGTCTCTGCCACAAAAGCTGCGTAAGCATTGTGTGCCTTTACCTGAGTATGCCAAGGCATTTTTTGATAGATGGTTTGATCGCCTCGATCACCCGCCGGGCAGTTTGTTGGCTGCGATCATCCAGGATATCGACACACAGTTTCATGTAAAGGTGGCTATTTCGGATTTTCGGCTTGACAGCTTGCCAGCACATCTATTCATGAATTTCAAGGTGATTGATGAGCACGGTCGCATGCTCAAAGCCGGTCGAAACCTCGCTCAAATCAAAGCTGATCTTGGACGTCAGACGCAACAGACCCTGCAGGCTATGGCCGCAGAGGGCCAGCCTGTAATGGCAGACGTACCTCAGCAAGAGATCACTGGCTGGTGTTTCGATGAGCTACCTGAAATTATGGAGATCCGTCGTCAACGGCAAACGGTGATCGGCTATCCGGCATTGGTGGACGAGGGCAGCCACTGTCGCATCGATGTATTTGATGAGCCCCACATAGCCCGTGAACATCATCGCAGGGGGGTGATTCGACTTTTACGCTTGGCACTGAAGGAGCAAATTCGTTTTATCGAGAAAAACTTACCGCAGTCCCTTAAGCTAGGTGTGTTGTATATGCCGTTGGGTACGTGGGATGAACTGCGCGGTCAGATTGTCGATGCAGCCTTGTATCAGGCTTGTTTGGCTGGTGATTGGCCGGTCACGGCTGCTCAATTTGATGCTTGTCGTGAGCAGGCCAAGGAGCGGGTAGGGCTGCTAGCACAAGAAATGGGGCGATTGGTGTTGGAGATCCTGCAGGTCTGGTCAGATGTGCAAAAGCGTTTGGTGCAATTCAAAGTGCATCCAAGCGCTTGCCAAGATATTCATACCCAACTCGAACAATTGATTCACAAGTACTTTGTGGTGCAAACGCCTTATGAACATCTGAGGCACTTTCCTCGCTACTTACAGGCTGTATTGGTAAGGTTTGATGCTTTGCGCGCAGATGCGGACAAGGATCAGGCCAAAATCAATGAGATGGCGCCACTGGTGGCGAACTATCAACGTGCCAAGGCAAGCTTGGCTGGTGCGCCAGATCCTGCTTTGGATGAGTTTCGCTGGATGCTCGAGGAGCTGAGGGTGGCGTTATTTGCGCAACGATTGCGCACGCCGTATCCCGTATCGGTGAAGCGATTGCATAAAGTCTGGCAGGCCTTGGCACGTTAACGAGACATTAAATGTATTTTGGCAGAGAGCTGGCAGCTTAGCCTTAGAGTCTGGCAAGTTCAATCGCTATTGTCTGGCAGTCTTGGTTTTTGAGGGGTAGATCTGTTTTGTCAGCGAGCTTTGCAAAGATTGCTTGGCTAACCCACCAGTCTTCAAAGGGTTTATTGTCTTGTGACACGTCAAGTGCCAGCGGCACATAACCATTGAGCTCTAATATCTGGCGTTGCGCGAGCGCGGTCTGTTGTCCGAATTGGTACGCGTCGTGTTCGAACGTAATAAAAGAAAAGCTGAACTGATCAAACGGTATTTGTTTAAGTACCGCCAAAGAGGCCTCTGGTGGATCAATATCTATTTGCAGGTAGTCGATGATTTTTGGGAGTGCGTGCTGGTTAAAAATTTCAGCGTAGTCATGCTTGGTTGCATCGCCCTCGATACACGTGTTGTGGCGAAACCAGTTAAAGAACCTCACATATTCTCGATCAATTTCGAATGATAGGCCGCGCCAGCCATAGTTGATCTCAAGTGCGTAGGAATTACTGCGTTTGACTGCGTCTTGCGCACCTATTTCGACATAGGTGCCTCCATGCTTTCGATCAAATAGTTTGATGACAGCCAGATCTTGGTAATTGCTTGAGAAAATTTCTTCTCCGTCTATGGTCTTGCCGTATTTTTTTCTACGGTCTGACAAGATGAATCGAAAAAAATACTTTGTCAGATCAACGAGAATCATGAGAGATCGGGC
Protein-coding sequences here:
- the hrpA gene encoding ATP-dependent RNA helicase HrpA: MNSEPSADLTVAKSPRAEPVISFDPALPVTQARDEIARAIASHQVVIISGQTGSGKTTQIPKICLSIGRGRAGMIGHTQPRRLAATSVAKRIAQELQTSIGELVGYQIRFHQRAASTTAIKLMTDGVLLAQTQRDRLLKQYDTLIIDEAHERSLNIDFLLGYLRQLLPKRPDLKVVITSATIDADRFAAHFAGPDGQPAPVIDVSGRLYPVQVLYHPVTQPRTQIEQGELTGGDDSDEERELTDAIVEAVGECARLGPGDVLVFLPGEREIREAAEALRKHHPPSTQILPLYARLSQNEQEEIFRPSTSARRVVLATNVAETSLTVPGIRFVVDSGLARVKRYSWRQKVEQLQVEPISQAAANQRAGRCGRLGPGVCIRLYDELDFKRRREFTEPEILRSSLAGVILRMKSLALDDIDAFPFVDPPTGRAIADGYQTLQELGALTQKVGRDGQALNHLTAVGRTLAKLPLDPRVGRMLLAARDQQCLHEMLIIASALAVQDPRERPMQARELADQAHAKFSDKQSEFLVLLKLWSWYHDQVAHKSSQRQLVKLLKQNYLSVPRLREWHDIHGQLAALVGEQGWRVNQTEATFEQIHSALLAGLLGQVGLSAEQAGHYQGVRGIRFWIHPSSKLAKRAGKWIMAAELVETSKLYARCIAKIEPVWIERVGGHLLQRSWSDPRWDGRRGQVVAHERATLFGLPVYSGRLVNYGPIDVVQARQTFIREALVPGELDVPFDFVAHNRRLIRQIEQLEHRSRRPDILVDEELIARFYDQLLPADICQLAKFRHWFRHLPAEQQVRWKLSREDLMQHEAAGITSDVFPKAVSWQGTQLKLDYHFEPGSSKDGVTLTVPLVVLNQLSPERWEWLVPGMLKEKVQWLVKSLPQKLRKHCVPLPEYAKAFFDRWFDRLDHPPGSLLAAIIQDIDTQFHVKVAISDFRLDSLPAHLFMNFKVIDEHGRMLKAGRNLAQIKADLGRQTQQTLQAMAAEGQPVMADVPQQEITGWCFDELPEIMEIRRQRQTVIGYPALVDEGSHCRIDVFDEPHIAREHHRRGVIRLLRLALKEQIRFIEKNLPQSLKLGVLYMPLGTWDELRGQIVDAALYQACLAGDWPVTAAQFDACREQAKERVGLLAQEMGRLVLEILQVWSDVQKRLVQFKVHPSACQDIHTQLEQLIHKYFVVQTPYEHLRHFPRYLQAVLVRFDALRADADKDQAKINEMAPLVANYQRAKASLAGAPDPALDEFRWMLEELRVALFAQRLRTPYPVSVKRLHKVWQALAR